From a single candidate division WOR-3 bacterium genomic region:
- the yidD gene encoding membrane protein insertion efficiency factor YidD: protein MKVVLIALLLTQSPHETNPVKIVTGTFLKLYQTLISPSQGDVCNFSPSCSHFASKSIDTHGIFWGSLMASDRLLRCNPWVHQSFNKYYVGIKDRKYYDPIENNFILKPIQRHQRKDTVSKARN, encoded by the coding sequence ATGAAGGTAGTATTGATCGCACTTCTCCTGACTCAGTCACCTCACGAGACAAATCCAGTGAAGATCGTCACGGGTACTTTCTTAAAACTTTATCAAACATTGATATCTCCATCTCAGGGTGATGTCTGCAACTTCTCCCCTTCCTGCTCTCATTTCGCCAGCAAGTCAATTGACACCCACGGGATCTTCTGGGGTTCGCTAATGGCGTCAGACCGGTTGCTTCGCTGCAATCCGTGGGTGCATCAATCTTTTAACAAATACTATGTGGGGATAAAGGACCGTAAATACTACGATCCCATTGAAAACAACTTCATACTGAAGCCGATCCAAAGGCATCAGCGCAAAGATACCGTGAGCAAAGCGAGAAATTGA
- a CDS encoding acyl-CoA dehydratase activase, producing the protein MHEYGIDIGSVSIKLAEFSNGRLVQTRYIKHQGQPYNLLLSILKSAEKIDRLVMTGSLVEPLTDLLGAVRINEVEATAAAIMHFHPEVRSIIEIGGEDSKLINVNGGIRDFASNTICAAGTGIFLDQQARRLCYDIDDLGDVALRAKKPARIAGRCSVFAKSDMIHLQQIGTAPDDLIAGLCLALARNFKSVIAKGREIETPVAFVGGVAANKGMIKAFHETLQISPGQLLVPKHHNSVGAIGAVLAARKSNLQSTYRGHDKLAEWLALPKIVKRLPPLDGKMRRPPTLSSTIPAQKTTAYLGIDVGSISTNLVLIDEEGNVLGRKYLWTRGRPIEVVLEGLAELSSEIGDKVDIAGAGTTGSGRYLIGEFIGADIIKNEITAQARAAFEIDPMVDTIFEIGGQDSKFISLRNRTIVDFEMNKVCAAGTGSFLEEQAEILGVELKEFGDLALQAKSPINLGERCTVFINSEVIHQQKDTQERENLLAGLGYSIVYNYLNRVVSGKEIGKKIFFQGGVAANKSVVSAFEEVLQKEIVVPPNYDVTGAIGIALIVRDSSIKRTKFRGLNLASKSYTSISFTCKDCSNACEINEIAIAGEEIIHYGGRCGKYEEKEKKNDKVIPDLFKLRNDIFFRTEQTTGPEIGVPRCLIMYELFPFFYEFLKQLGFNPVLSEPTTRKVIEYGSELALADTCLPVKVALGQIQSLLGKGIDRLFIPSVITMQPQDEIFPRSYVCPYVQALPYLTRAVFGEEVVVHAPYLHFDRGQAGVEESLVQFGKDVGKTKKEVKRAIEKALNHWVNIQNEIKKLGRDVMEQIEHTAFVVCSRPYNGFDVGMNLNLPKKLRDLGVLAIPLDFLDLDYKSIKTDFSNMYWHYGQRIMSAAELIRKDERLFPVYLSNFACGPDSFLTRFFREKLGAKPFLLLEIDEHSGDAGFITRCEAFLDSIRGASRSGAPRKINQRSEVKEGRTIYVPYMCDGARVLAGAMKRAGIDAEVLPKPDEESISIGRQYTSGRECIPAIITAGDMVKKINSPDFDPQSSGFFMAQGSGPCRFGQYYRLHRIILDELGHGDIPIYAPNQGPSLFDDLGTMGITFLTSAWDGVCAVDALEARAREIRPYEAHAGRTEEIYNRYLDDLCMLIERGKSIVPLIREARKDFDAIRVDRIDKPKIGIVGEIYVRSQEFSNNFVIRRLEGLGCEIALPSIGEWFLYLNFTRVRNCRWFRQYRRVIFTKIFDRYMKHRQKKIFGILGLQPEASVHKLFDHASSYMHSTLEGEAVMTIGKTIDFIKEGFDGVVNVMPFTCMPGNTVTSIYKKIKDDYRDFPLFNLSVDGLDHAVDTMRLETFVAQARTHQRVVTLTTS; encoded by the coding sequence ATGCACGAATACGGCATCGATATTGGTTCAGTGAGTATCAAGCTCGCCGAATTCTCAAACGGCAGGCTTGTTCAGACCCGATACATAAAACACCAAGGGCAGCCTTATAATCTGCTGCTCAGTATATTAAAGTCAGCAGAAAAGATTGACCGGCTTGTCATGACCGGCAGTCTGGTCGAACCCCTGACCGATCTGCTCGGTGCAGTGCGTATTAACGAAGTTGAAGCTACTGCAGCCGCGATAATGCATTTCCATCCCGAGGTGAGATCGATCATCGAAATCGGCGGCGAAGATTCTAAACTCATCAACGTCAACGGAGGCATACGGGATTTTGCATCAAATACGATATGTGCTGCCGGGACCGGCATATTCCTGGATCAACAAGCCAGAAGATTATGCTATGATATTGATGATTTAGGTGACGTCGCACTGCGGGCGAAGAAGCCGGCCCGCATTGCCGGGCGCTGTTCAGTCTTTGCCAAGAGCGATATGATCCATTTACAGCAGATTGGAACCGCCCCCGACGATCTGATCGCCGGGCTGTGTCTTGCCCTGGCCCGCAATTTCAAGAGCGTGATCGCCAAAGGAAGAGAGATCGAAACACCCGTAGCATTCGTCGGCGGCGTGGCCGCAAACAAAGGTATGATAAAGGCATTCCATGAAACACTGCAAATTTCACCAGGGCAATTGCTGGTCCCTAAACACCATAACTCCGTAGGTGCAATAGGCGCCGTGCTCGCCGCAAGAAAATCGAATCTTCAATCGACATATAGGGGTCATGACAAACTGGCCGAATGGCTTGCCCTGCCAAAAATAGTGAAACGGCTGCCACCGCTGGATGGTAAAATGCGCAGGCCTCCTACGCTATCTTCGACCATCCCGGCTCAAAAAACAACTGCCTATCTGGGCATAGATGTGGGATCAATCTCGACCAATCTTGTACTTATCGACGAAGAGGGAAACGTCCTGGGACGCAAATACCTCTGGACCCGAGGACGGCCGATCGAGGTGGTACTGGAAGGACTGGCCGAACTGAGCTCCGAGATCGGGGACAAGGTTGATATTGCCGGCGCCGGGACCACGGGCTCTGGAAGGTATCTGATTGGCGAGTTCATAGGTGCCGATATCATCAAGAATGAAATAACTGCCCAGGCAAGGGCGGCATTCGAGATCGATCCTATGGTCGATACGATATTCGAGATCGGCGGGCAAGATTCCAAATTCATAAGTCTGCGCAACAGAACGATCGTCGATTTTGAAATGAATAAAGTCTGTGCCGCAGGTACTGGTTCGTTCCTCGAGGAGCAGGCCGAAATTCTCGGCGTCGAGCTGAAAGAATTCGGTGACCTTGCACTACAGGCAAAATCACCGATCAATCTCGGTGAGAGATGCACAGTATTCATAAATTCTGAAGTAATACATCAACAAAAAGATACACAAGAGCGCGAAAACCTGCTTGCCGGCCTGGGCTATTCGATAGTGTACAATTACCTCAACCGCGTTGTCAGCGGCAAGGAAATAGGCAAAAAGATATTCTTCCAGGGTGGGGTAGCAGCGAACAAATCCGTTGTCTCAGCATTCGAGGAAGTACTGCAAAAAGAAATCGTAGTTCCTCCCAACTACGATGTGACCGGTGCGATTGGCATAGCCCTGATCGTGCGCGACTCAAGCATTAAGCGCACCAAATTCAGAGGCCTCAATCTTGCATCGAAATCATACACCTCGATTTCATTCACATGCAAGGACTGTAGCAACGCATGTGAAATAAATGAAATAGCTATCGCCGGCGAGGAGATTATCCATTATGGCGGTCGCTGCGGAAAATATGAAGAAAAAGAGAAAAAAAATGACAAGGTAATTCCAGATCTATTCAAACTTCGCAATGATATCTTTTTCAGAACGGAACAAACGACCGGACCCGAAATCGGTGTGCCGAGATGTCTGATCATGTATGAATTGTTTCCCTTTTTCTACGAATTTCTCAAACAACTGGGATTTAATCCGGTCCTGTCCGAACCGACGACACGCAAGGTGATTGAATATGGATCTGAACTGGCGCTTGCCGACACTTGTTTGCCGGTCAAGGTTGCCCTCGGTCAGATACAAAGCCTGCTCGGCAAGGGAATTGACCGGCTCTTCATACCAAGCGTCATTACCATGCAGCCCCAGGATGAGATTTTTCCGCGCAGCTATGTCTGTCCGTACGTCCAAGCACTCCCTTACCTCACGAGGGCCGTGTTTGGCGAAGAAGTCGTAGTCCATGCACCCTATCTGCATTTCGACCGGGGGCAGGCAGGCGTCGAGGAATCCCTGGTACAGTTCGGCAAGGATGTCGGCAAAACAAAAAAAGAGGTAAAAAGGGCGATAGAAAAAGCCCTGAATCACTGGGTCAATATTCAAAACGAGATCAAGAAACTCGGCAGAGATGTAATGGAGCAAATAGAACACACGGCATTTGTTGTGTGTTCAAGACCATACAATGGTTTTGACGTGGGAATGAACCTGAACTTACCAAAGAAACTTCGCGATCTCGGAGTACTGGCTATACCGCTCGATTTTCTTGATCTGGACTACAAATCAATCAAGACAGATTTCAGCAACATGTACTGGCATTATGGCCAACGTATCATGTCGGCGGCCGAACTGATCAGAAAAGATGAACGTCTTTTCCCGGTATATTTATCTAATTTCGCCTGCGGGCCCGATTCCTTCCTCACCCGGTTCTTCCGAGAAAAGCTCGGGGCCAAACCATTCCTGCTGCTTGAAATAGATGAGCACTCCGGTGATGCCGGGTTCATAACGAGATGTGAAGCATTTTTGGATAGCATCAGAGGCGCGAGTAGATCCGGCGCGCCAAGAAAAATAAATCAACGCAGCGAAGTAAAAGAGGGAAGAACAATATACGTGCCATATATGTGCGACGGCGCGCGTGTCCTTGCCGGCGCAATGAAGCGTGCTGGCATCGATGCTGAGGTTCTGCCCAAGCCCGATGAAGAATCTATCAGCATTGGCCGGCAGTATACCTCGGGTCGAGAATGCATCCCGGCCATCATCACGGCTGGTGACATGGTAAAGAAGATAAACTCACCTGACTTTGACCCACAGAGCAGCGGATTCTTTATGGCTCAAGGTTCTGGTCCCTGTCGCTTCGGACAGTACTACAGACTGCATCGCATCATTCTCGACGAGCTGGGACACGGAGATATTCCGATCTATGCACCGAATCAGGGTCCGAGCTTGTTTGATGACCTCGGCACAATGGGAATCACTTTTCTCACGTCGGCATGGGACGGCGTATGCGCGGTCGATGCGTTAGAGGCGAGGGCAAGAGAGATAAGACCATACGAAGCACATGCCGGACGAACAGAGGAGATATACAATAGATACCTCGACGATTTATGCATGCTGATCGAAAGGGGAAAAAGTATTGTTCCTTTGATTCGTGAGGCAAGAAAAGATTTTGATGCAATTCGGGTTGACCGCATCGATAAACCGAAGATTGGTATTGTTGGGGAGATCTACGTGCGCTCTCAGGAATTCAGCAACAATTTTGTGATCAGACGGCTTGAAGGCCTCGGCTGCGAGATAGCTTTACCGTCCATCGGTGAGTGGTTTCTATATCTGAATTTCACCAGAGTACGTAACTGTCGTTGGTTCCGACAATACCGCAGGGTAATATTCACGAAAATATTCGACCGCTATATGAAACACCGTCAGAAAAAGATATTTGGCATTCTCGGTCTCCAACCGGAGGCTTCGGTGCATAAACTTTTCGATCATGCCAGTTCTTATATGCACTCAACCCTGGAGGGTGAAGCGGTCATGACTATCGGCAAAACCATTGATTTCATCAAGGAAGGATTCGATGGTGTCGTGAATGTAATGCCGTTCACCTGCATGCCGGGGAATACTGTCACGTCTATCTACAAGAAGATCAAAGATGATTACCGTGATTTTCCGCTCTTTAATCTATCTGTCGATGGTCTCGACCATGCGGTCGACACCATGCGGCTGGAAACCTTCGTTGCACAAGCCAGAACGCACCAGCGGGTGGTAACCTTGACAACCAGTTAG
- a CDS encoding outer membrane beta-barrel protein, with protein MRKVLFLMLTVVIFSYAQCLSAPISTRVGVKFGFNPGTYNLDDGLVEFKGTGVHFGFGMGTDILNLIALDMGAQFRTTNYSRDVLSVKHTISYNNLYFPFFLSLKAGMLPLISPYVGAGVGINVQFNGTNRLESNGLVVETPIEGSNTNVFLILGLGAEIKLLKFRIMPEFTANINAQADDAATETRTEENVDYHFSVGFYYAP; from the coding sequence ATGAGAAAAGTGTTATTCTTAATGCTTACAGTAGTAATATTCTCCTATGCCCAGTGTTTATCAGCACCAATAAGCACCAGGGTGGGCGTTAAGTTCGGATTCAACCCGGGAACATACAACCTTGATGACGGACTTGTTGAATTCAAGGGCACGGGCGTGCATTTCGGCTTCGGAATGGGGACCGACATCCTGAACTTGATAGCCCTTGATATGGGTGCACAGTTCAGAACAACGAATTACAGCCGCGACGTGTTATCGGTCAAACATACCATTTCATACAACAATCTATATTTTCCGTTCTTTCTTTCATTAAAAGCGGGCATGTTACCACTGATATCCCCTTATGTTGGTGCCGGTGTCGGTATCAATGTCCAATTCAACGGTACGAACAGGCTTGAGTCTAACGGTCTCGTTGTGGAAACGCCCATCGAGGGTTCTAACACAAATGTCTTTTTGATACTCGGACTCGGTGCTGAGATAAAACTACTCAAATTCAGAATCATGCCTGAATTCACTGCAAACATCAATGCCCAGGCCGATGATGCGGCTACCGAAACCCGCACAGAAGAGAATGTTGATTATCATTTTTCAGTCGGCTTTTATTACGCACCATAG
- a CDS encoding LptF/LptG family permease produces the protein MIRLIDRYLIREFIPPFIFSTIALTFILLMNELFRLIDLFVRKGLPIGIVGQILIYTLPLILSYSAPMAILVAIIMSFGRAAQDNEILALKTSGLPFRSIMRVPFAITLTFTLFLGFFNNYLLPESNHRVRNLMLDVTRKRPAVRLPEGIFTNEFPGYTIYIGEKDEGRSIIRDITIYDARDGVLITAPRGELKSFDEEDVLRFTLFDGELHQLVDSAKYQKTQFDKQIINMKLDTDLVRKERSYRNENELTVDGLEDMIRETKQKIAGLRLEIIGIGTTAIESYLQGDVFGFDRANFEIERRIKTIEGDSRKLSRYEVAYYKKFSLAFACIVFLIIGAPLGYIFKRGGIAGILVGVLLFSSYYILVIAGEEFADRRNFPAFWGMWLPNFILLGIGLYMFLMAELDRSPLRKLFK, from the coding sequence TTGATAAGGCTCATTGATCGCTACCTCATCAGAGAATTCATACCTCCCTTCATATTCTCAACGATTGCGCTGACCTTCATCCTTCTCATGAACGAATTGTTCCGGCTAATCGACCTCTTTGTCAGAAAAGGCCTGCCAATAGGGATTGTAGGACAGATACTCATCTACACCCTCCCCCTGATCCTGTCGTATAGCGCACCCATGGCAATCCTCGTAGCAATCATCATGAGCTTCGGCCGGGCTGCGCAGGACAATGAGATACTTGCTCTTAAGACAAGTGGTCTTCCTTTTCGTTCCATCATGCGCGTTCCATTTGCGATAACGCTGACTTTCACGCTGTTCCTCGGATTCTTTAATAATTACCTGCTGCCCGAATCGAATCATCGCGTCCGAAATTTAATGTTGGACGTAACACGCAAGAGGCCGGCCGTGCGTTTACCCGAAGGTATCTTTACGAATGAATTTCCTGGCTACACCATATACATTGGCGAGAAAGATGAAGGCCGTTCAATCATTCGTGACATAACTATTTACGACGCGCGTGATGGCGTGCTCATAACTGCCCCGCGCGGTGAGTTAAAGAGTTTTGACGAGGAGGATGTTCTTCGATTCACGCTGTTTGACGGTGAACTACATCAGCTGGTCGACAGCGCCAAATACCAGAAGACTCAATTTGACAAACAAATAATCAACATGAAACTCGACACCGATCTGGTAAGAAAGGAACGCAGTTACCGAAATGAAAATGAGCTGACCGTTGACGGGCTGGAAGATATGATCCGGGAAACGAAACAGAAGATCGCCGGCCTGCGGCTCGAGATCATTGGTATCGGCACAACCGCGATTGAGAGCTATCTTCAGGGCGATGTTTTCGGTTTCGACAGAGCAAACTTTGAGATCGAGCGTCGAATAAAGACGATCGAAGGTGATTCGAGAAAGCTTTCACGCTATGAGGTCGCTTATTACAAGAAGTTTTCCCTCGCCTTTGCCTGTATAGTATTTCTGATAATCGGCGCGCCCCTCGGATATATATTCAAGCGTGGCGGAATAGCCGGTATCCTGGTGGGCGTTCTGTTATTCTCTTCCTATTACATCCTCGTCATTGCCGGCGAAGAGTTTGCCGATCGCAGGAATTTTCCTGCCTTCTGGGGCATGTGGCTCCCCAATTTCATTCTGCTCGGCATCGGTTTATATATGTTCCTGATGGCAGAACTTGACCGCTCCCCATTACGGAAACTGTTCAAATGA
- the accD gene encoding acetyl-CoA carboxylase, carboxyltransferase subunit beta: MWFKKKIEAKAEDKLQLPDGLWAKCEACGEILYRKELEKNLWICLKCQFHFRISCRDYINLLLDNAQFEELDANLEPMDPLEFPNYKKKLKEAQQKMQMTDAVVYGLAKIGETPIVFTAMDFGFMGGSMGSVVGEKVARAIRRAYEAEIPLIILSASGGARMQEGILSLMQLAKTSAELALLNQKRIPYISILTHPTTAGVMASYASLGDIIIAEPGALLGFTGPRVIEQTIGSKLPPGFQRSDFMLDHGQVDIVVSRKDLRNTLIKILNIIWKHA, from the coding sequence ATGTGGTTCAAGAAAAAGATCGAAGCCAAGGCGGAAGACAAGCTGCAATTGCCTGACGGGCTATGGGCAAAGTGCGAGGCCTGCGGTGAAATTCTATACCGAAAGGAACTCGAGAAGAACCTCTGGATTTGCCTAAAGTGCCAATTCCATTTCCGTATCAGCTGCCGCGACTATATCAACCTGCTTCTGGATAATGCGCAATTTGAGGAGCTGGATGCAAACCTTGAACCAATGGACCCCCTGGAATTCCCCAACTACAAGAAAAAACTGAAAGAAGCGCAACAGAAAATGCAGATGACAGATGCAGTCGTCTATGGATTGGCAAAGATCGGGGAAACGCCCATTGTCTTCACGGCAATGGACTTTGGCTTCATGGGGGGAAGCATGGGTTCTGTCGTTGGCGAAAAGGTCGCCCGAGCCATCAGGCGGGCATACGAGGCAGAGATCCCGCTGATAATACTCTCCGCATCGGGTGGAGCACGCATGCAGGAAGGCATTCTTTCTCTCATGCAGCTGGCAAAAACCTCTGCCGAATTGGCCCTATTGAACCAAAAGCGAATCCCATACATTTCAATTCTTACTCATCCAACAACCGCAGGGGTGATGGCGTCCTATGCGTCACTCGGTGATATCATAATCGCTGAACCCGGAGCGTTGCTCGGATTCACTGGCCCGCGCGTAATTGAGCAGACCATTGGCAGCAAATTACCCCCGGGCTTCCAGCGGTCAGATTTCATGCTGGATCACGGGCAGGTAGACATCGTTGTGTCCAGAAAAGACCTGAGAAATACCCTGATCAAAATCCTGAATATTATCTGGAAGCATGCCTAG
- the ugpC gene encoding sn-glycerol-3-phosphate ABC transporter ATP-binding protein UgpC: protein MPRLLLENVTKVYDREVYAAKDISFAVEPEEFTVLVGPSGCGKTTTLRLIAGLEELTSGDIYIDGQRVNDVSPKDRDVAMVFQNYALYPHMSVYDNMAFGLQVRKYQKQEIKERVVATAETLGILSLLERKPRQLSGGQRQRVALGRSIVRNPRLFLFDEPLSNLDAKMRVQMRAELARLHKKIHATIIYVTHDQVEAMTLGQKIIVLKDGEVQQVADPMQLYKDPRNKFVAGFIGSPPMNFIGGTIVKKNRTIVFHSRDLNLILNKRSEKMADHKLSIGIRPTDFSIARGSQIEIVVDVIEPMGTELYVHGRTGSTMLSARVPEDAAPQVGKSFILKIDPGKIYFFDEKTEQKIQ from the coding sequence ATGCCTAGACTCCTTCTGGAGAATGTTACAAAAGTATATGACCGGGAAGTCTATGCGGCAAAGGATATCTCATTTGCCGTCGAGCCCGAGGAGTTCACGGTGCTCGTTGGGCCCTCAGGTTGCGGTAAGACCACAACACTGAGGCTGATCGCCGGTCTCGAAGAGTTAACGTCTGGCGATATTTACATAGATGGCCAACGCGTAAACGATGTATCGCCAAAGGATCGAGATGTGGCCATGGTCTTTCAGAACTACGCCCTGTACCCGCACATGAGCGTCTACGATAACATGGCATTTGGATTGCAGGTGCGTAAATACCAGAAGCAGGAAATCAAAGAACGCGTAGTTGCAACCGCGGAGACCCTTGGTATCTTGAGTCTATTGGAGAGAAAACCGCGCCAGTTATCAGGAGGTCAAAGACAGCGAGTTGCCCTTGGCCGTTCGATCGTGCGCAACCCAAGGCTGTTCCTGTTTGACGAACCACTCTCTAACCTTGACGCCAAGATGCGCGTGCAAATGCGCGCCGAATTAGCGCGCCTTCACAAAAAAATTCATGCTACAATCATCTACGTAACTCACGACCAGGTGGAAGCAATGACCCTCGGGCAAAAGATCATCGTGCTTAAAGATGGAGAAGTACAGCAGGTTGCAGACCCAATGCAACTCTACAAGGACCCGAGAAATAAATTTGTTGCCGGTTTCATTGGCAGCCCGCCAATGAACTTTATCGGCGGTACAATTGTCAAAAAGAATAGGACAATTGTCTTTCACAGCAGAGACTTGAATCTTATTCTCAACAAGAGAAGTGAGAAAATGGCCGATCACAAATTAAGTATAGGCATAAGACCAACTGATTTTTCAATTGCCAGGGGCTCTCAAATAGAAATTGTCGTAGATGTCATTGAACCAATGGGCACTGAGCTATACGTGCACGGGCGGACCGGTAGCACAATGTTGTCAGCCCGGGTTCCCGAGGATGCCGCGCCGCAAGTCGGCAAATCGTTTATCCTCAAGATCGACCCGGGAAAGATCTACTTCTTCGATGAAAAAACAGAACAAAAAATTCAATAA
- a CDS encoding LptF/LptG family permease, whose amino-acid sequence MSIINRYVLRQFIRYGVICLGVSIFIYVVINLFDNLGKFLAKNASALDIMLYYVYLTPSYAILLIPVASMIAVFLVFGIMTKNRELLILKTSGFSINNLFYLLLLTGVAIAIGTFIFQETIGVWAQTRLIEHEQVRINRRPKREDLWRRNFFYYGEDNWIYFVRKFDGRINTMDDVILWKTTRDNKVKKRVDAPHGRFDGIWVFENATLRQFDTLEHEIVTRHSLLTMPELAEKPTDFLKRIKPAEEMNFLQISAFVKKRQRAGQDVAKEEVELNYRFSYPIITLVLLLITLPISVVLRRGGIAVGLGISIGLSFVYWGFIQSSRAYGVAGILNPFLAAWLPNIAFGVIGLILFLRAPR is encoded by the coding sequence ATGAGCATCATCAACCGCTACGTACTCAGGCAATTCATCCGCTACGGGGTTATCTGCCTTGGCGTTTCCATATTCATATATGTGGTGATCAATCTGTTCGATAATCTGGGCAAGTTCCTGGCAAAAAATGCCTCGGCACTGGACATAATGTTATACTATGTGTATCTGACGCCCTCCTATGCCATACTACTCATCCCGGTTGCATCCATGATCGCAGTATTTCTCGTGTTCGGAATCATGACGAAGAACCGGGAACTGCTTATCTTGAAGACAAGCGGATTCAGCATCAATAATCTCTTCTACCTCCTGTTGCTGACAGGGGTCGCTATCGCCATCGGTACATTCATTTTTCAGGAAACAATAGGGGTCTGGGCTCAAACGAGGTTGATCGAACACGAACAGGTAAGAATAAACCGGCGTCCAAAGAGAGAAGATCTGTGGCGCCGTAATTTCTTCTACTACGGTGAGGACAACTGGATATATTTCGTCCGCAAGTTCGACGGCAGGATCAACACCATGGATGATGTGATCCTGTGGAAGACGACCCGCGACAACAAGGTCAAAAAACGGGTCGACGCGCCACACGGCCGGTTTGACGGCATCTGGGTATTTGAAAATGCAACCCTGCGCCAATTTGACACCCTGGAACACGAAATTGTGACCAGACACTCGCTCCTCACGATGCCCGAACTCGCAGAAAAACCCACTGATTTCCTGAAGAGAATTAAACCGGCCGAGGAAATGAATTTCCTCCAGATATCCGCATTTGTGAAGAAAAGGCAACGCGCAGGGCAGGATGTCGCAAAAGAGGAGGTTGAACTGAACTACCGTTTTTCTTACCCCATAATCACTCTCGTGCTGCTTCTGATAACCCTCCCGATTTCAGTGGTCCTGCGCAGAGGCGGGATCGCCGTCGGCCTGGGCATAAGTATCGGCCTATCATTTGTCTACTGGGGGTTCATTCAATCAAGCCGCGCCTACGGCGTTGCCGGCATCCTGAACCCGTTTCTCGCCGCTTGGCTACCCAACATAGCATTCGGTGTCATCGGCCTAATATTGTTTCTCAGGGCACCTCGCTGA